One Thermoplasmatales archaeon genomic window carries:
- a CDS encoding RlmE family RNA methyltransferase: MKWISERKKDHYYKEAKKQGYRARSAFKLIQINNRYHILRKGSIIIDLGASPGGWSQVASRYGRVIAIDIKKMMPIEGVEFIEGDITDENTVSRIKDIASEVDAVISDASPNLSGKYEMDQARSVWLCEHAFKIAKEFLKEGGNFVCKIFEGSDFKEFLEDVKKSFRMVKLHRPQASRKASSEVYIIAKGYRKYERD, from the coding sequence ATGAAATGGATTTCCGAAAGAAAAAAGGACCATTACTACAAAGAGGCGAAAAAGCAGGGATATAGAGCGAGAAGTGCTTTTAAACTTATTCAGATAAACAACAGATATCATATTTTAAGGAAAGGAAGCATTATAATTGATCTCGGGGCGTCACCAGGGGGATGGAGCCAGGTTGCTTCCAGATATGGAAGGGTTATAGCGATTGATATAAAAAAAATGATGCCTATTGAGGGTGTCGAATTTATTGAAGGAGATATCACCGATGAAAATACTGTTTCAAGAATAAAAGATATTGCAAGCGAGGTTGATGCAGTTATAAGTGATGCATCCCCCAACTTATCTGGAAAGTATGAAATGGACCAGGCAAGGAGTGTATGGCTATGCGAGCATGCCTTTAAAATTGCAAAAGAATTTCTAAAAGAAGGTGGAAATTTTGTTTGTAAAATCTTCGAAGGCAGTGACTTTAAAGAATTTTTAGAAGATGTTAAAAAATCCTTCAGGATGGTAAAACTTCATCGCCCGCAGGCGAGCAGAAAAGCAAGCAGTGAAGTATATATCATTGCAAAAGGGTATAGAAAATATGAAAGAGATTGA